In Candidatus Yanofskybacteria bacterium, the genomic stretch TTTGATTGCGCGCGTAGTTAAGTGGTATAACGCTGTCCTGATAAGACAGAGGCCCTTGGTTCGATTCCAAGCGCGCGCACCCAGAGCATTGCAATCTTCAAATAAAAACACGGCCGAAGGCCGTGTTTTTATTTTCTAGAGATAGCTATCTTAACCTTTTCTTTTATGGTCTCCGCATCCAGACCATATTCTTTGATTAACTCTGCAGCCGTACCTGATTGACCATATCGATGCCTCACAGCAATAAACTCTTGTGGTGCTGGACGCATAAGAGCTAGCACTTGGGCTACGGCTGAGCCTAGCCCACCTTCAATTTGATGATCCTCCACGCTCACCACGCATTTTGTTTTATTTACGGACTCGATTATGGCTTCTGAATCAAACGGCTGTATCGTGTGCATATTTATAATTTCGCACTCGATCCCCTCTTTAGACAAATCCACAGCCGCTAACATGGCCTCGTTTAATATCCAGCCACAACCAACAATAGTTACATCGCTTCCATCCCTTAATATATTAGCTCTTCCAATCTCAAATTCATCTTCAATCGAAGTAATTGTCGGAGACTTCTCTCGGCTCAATCTTAAATATCCTGGGCCATCTTTATCGACTAGAGCTAGCGTGGCCTTTCTGGCCTCTTCGGAATCACACGGTACTACCACGGTCATATTTGGTAATACACGCATCAGCGCGATATCTTCCAGCGCCTGATGAGTAGCGCCGTCTGGGCCAGTGACCACTCCAGCATACCCGCCTATGATCTTTACTGATAGGCCATTCATAGCAATCGTGGTTCTTATTTGCTCCCAGTTTCTAGCC encodes the following:
- a CDS encoding transketolase — its product is MIDKDLGSIRDGFGEGIVEAAEKDDRVVALTADLGGSLRLTEFKKKFPERFIECGVAEQNMATIASGIANYGKIPFMCSFAAFSPARNWEQIRTTIAMNGLSVKIIGGYAGVVTGPDGATHQALEDIALMRVLPNMTVVVPCDSEEARKATLALVDKDGPGYLRLSREKSPTITSIEDEFEIGRANILRDGSDVTIVGCGWILNEAMLAAVDLSKEGIECEIINMHTIQPFDSEAIIESVNKTKCVVSVEDHQIEGGLGSAVAQVLALMRPAPQEFIAVRHRYGQSGTAAELIKEYGLDAETIKEKVKIAISRK